The following are encoded in a window of Streptomyces sp. SAT1 genomic DNA:
- the ftsH gene encoding ATP-dependent zinc metalloprotease FtsH, with protein sequence MDVKRYFRGPVMWIVLAVLAVVVLMQVVGSSGGYKTVDTGQVVAAINDNRVQQAKLTTGDEQTIKVELKDGQKVSGSSKIQASYIGDQGAALANTLQDKYQHKQIPDGYTVSPSKQNPFLGVLLSLLPFVLIVVVFLFLMNQMQGGGSRVMNFGKSKAKLITKDTPKTTFSDVAGADEAVEELHEIKEFLQEPAKFQAVGAKIPKGVLLYGPPGTGKTLLARAVAGEAGVPFYSISGSDFVEMFVGVGASRVRDLFEQAKANAPAIVFVDEIDAVGRHRGAGLGGGHDEREQTLNQLLVEMDGFDVKGGVILIAATNRPDILDPALLRPGRFDRQIAVDRPDMQGRLEILKVHQKGKPVAKDVDLAAVARRTPGFTGADLSNVLNEAALLTARSDQKLIDNKMLDEAIDRVVAGPQKRTRIMSDKEKKITAYHEGGHALVAAASPNSDPVHKITILSRGRALGYTMVLPDEDKYSTTRNEMLDQLAYMLGGRAAEELVFHDPTTGAANDIEKATSTARAMVTQYGMTERLGAIKFGGDNTEPFLGREMAHQRDYSEEVAALVDEEVKQLIENAHNEAWEILVENRDVLDNLVLALLEKETLGKEEIAEVFAPIVKRPPRPAWTGSSRRTPSTRPPVLSPKELALTNGANGATAAISTVKSTATEPAPATEQAPEDRPDN encoded by the coding sequence ATGGACGTGAAGCGATACTTCCGTGGGCCGGTCATGTGGATCGTGCTGGCCGTCCTTGCCGTGGTCGTGTTGATGCAGGTCGTCGGCTCGTCCGGCGGCTACAAGACGGTTGACACAGGCCAGGTCGTAGCAGCGATCAATGACAACCGGGTCCAGCAGGCCAAGCTGACCACCGGCGACGAGCAGACCATCAAGGTCGAGCTCAAGGACGGCCAGAAGGTCTCCGGCAGCTCCAAGATCCAGGCGAGCTACATCGGCGACCAGGGCGCAGCCCTCGCCAACACGCTGCAGGACAAGTACCAGCACAAGCAGATCCCGGACGGCTACACGGTCTCGCCGTCCAAGCAGAACCCCTTCCTCGGTGTCCTGCTCTCCCTGCTGCCCTTCGTCCTCATCGTGGTCGTCTTCCTGTTCCTGATGAACCAGATGCAGGGCGGCGGCTCCCGGGTCATGAACTTCGGGAAGTCCAAGGCCAAGCTCATCACCAAGGACACCCCGAAGACGACGTTCTCCGACGTCGCGGGCGCCGACGAGGCCGTCGAGGAGCTCCACGAGATCAAGGAGTTCCTCCAGGAGCCGGCCAAGTTCCAGGCCGTCGGGGCGAAGATCCCCAAGGGCGTCCTGCTCTACGGGCCGCCCGGAACCGGCAAGACCCTGCTCGCGCGCGCCGTCGCGGGCGAGGCGGGCGTCCCGTTCTACTCGATCTCCGGTTCCGACTTCGTCGAGATGTTCGTCGGTGTCGGTGCCTCCCGGGTCCGTGACCTGTTCGAGCAGGCCAAGGCGAACGCCCCGGCGATCGTCTTCGTCGACGAGATCGACGCGGTCGGCCGCCACCGCGGCGCCGGCCTCGGCGGCGGTCACGACGAGCGCGAGCAGACCCTGAACCAGCTGCTCGTCGAGATGGACGGCTTCGACGTGAAGGGCGGCGTGATCCTCATCGCCGCCACCAACCGGCCCGACATCCTCGACCCGGCCCTCCTGCGCCCCGGCCGCTTCGACCGGCAGATCGCCGTCGACCGCCCGGACATGCAGGGCCGTCTGGAGATCCTCAAGGTCCACCAGAAGGGCAAGCCGGTCGCGAAGGACGTCGACCTGGCCGCGGTCGCCCGCCGCACCCCCGGCTTCACCGGTGCCGATCTCTCCAACGTCCTGAACGAGGCCGCGCTGCTCACGGCCCGCAGCGACCAGAAGCTGATCGACAACAAGATGCTGGACGAGGCGATCGACCGTGTGGTCGCGGGCCCGCAGAAGCGGACCCGGATCATGTCGGACAAGGAGAAGAAGATCACCGCGTACCACGAGGGCGGACACGCCCTGGTCGCGGCGGCCTCGCCGAACTCCGACCCGGTCCACAAGATCACGATCCTGTCCCGCGGCCGGGCCCTCGGCTACACGATGGTGCTCCCGGACGAGGACAAGTACTCCACCACGCGCAACGAGATGCTGGACCAGCTGGCCTACATGCTCGGTGGCCGCGCGGCCGAGGAACTGGTCTTCCACGACCCGACCACCGGCGCGGCGAACGACATCGAGAAGGCCACCTCCACGGCCCGCGCGATGGTCACGCAGTACGGCATGACCGAGCGCCTCGGCGCGATCAAGTTCGGTGGCGACAACACCGAGCCGTTCCTCGGCCGTGAGATGGCTCACCAGCGCGACTACTCGGAAGAGGTCGCCGCACTGGTGGACGAGGAGGTCAAGCAGCTCATCGAGAACGCGCACAACGAGGCCTGGGAGATCCTGGTCGAGAACCGCGACGTCCTCGACAACCTGGTCCTGGCCCTGCTGGAGAAGGAGACGCTGGGCAAGGAGGAGATCGCCGAGGTCTTCGCCCCCATCGTCAAGCGTCCCCCGCGGCCCGCCTGGACCGGCTCCTCCCGCCGCACCCCGTCCACCCGTCCGCCGGTGCTCTCCCCCAAGGAGCTGGCTCTCACCAACGGGGCGAACGGCGCGACGGCGGCGATCAGCACCGTGAAGTCCACCGCCACGGAGCCCGCCCCGGCGACGGAGCAGGCCCCGGAGGACCGCCCGGACAACTGA
- a CDS encoding DUF3180 domain-containing protein yields the protein MKELRIRVLAGVFVVAGVLSWAGARLWNAVGTLPSVPLAAPIVLALIAVVLVSTALSLRARLKAQRERRPGAKGVDPLMAARAVVFGQASALVAALVAGMYGGAGVFLLELLDIPTRRDQAIYAGASVLAGLAVIAAALFLERVCKLPEDDDQNPQGAEPAA from the coding sequence GTGAAAGAGCTGCGCATCAGGGTGCTGGCGGGCGTGTTCGTCGTCGCCGGAGTGCTGTCCTGGGCAGGCGCCCGCCTGTGGAACGCGGTGGGAACCCTGCCCAGCGTCCCCCTGGCCGCCCCCATCGTCCTCGCCCTGATCGCCGTGGTCCTGGTGTCCACGGCCCTCTCGCTGCGCGCCCGCCTCAAGGCCCAGCGCGAGCGCCGCCCCGGCGCCAAGGGCGTCGACCCGCTGATGGCCGCCCGAGCGGTCGTCTTCGGCCAGGCCAGCGCCCTAGTCGCCGCCCTCGTCGCCGGCATGTACGGCGGCGCCGGCGTCTTCCTCCTGGAACTGCTCGACATCCCCACCCGCCGCGACCAGGCCATCTACGCCGGCGCCTCCGTCCTCGCCGGCCTCGCCGTGATAGCGGCGGCCCTCTTCCTCGAACGCGTCTGCAAACTCCCCGAGGACGACGACCAGAACCCCCAGGGCGCGGAACCGGCGGCCTGA
- the folK gene encoding 2-amino-4-hydroxy-6-hydroxymethyldihydropteridine diphosphokinase, translated as MTRPFLQGHSDPTVQPVPASVVEQVDAADTTLSNPKRAVLSLGSNLGNRLETLQGAVDALEDTPGVRIKAVSPVYETEPWGVEPGTQPSYFNAVVVLKTTLPPSSLLERAHAIEEAFHRVRDERWGPRTIDVDIVSYADVVSDDPLLTLPHPRAHERAFVLAPWHDVDPDAQLPGRGDVAGLLGAVTRTGVAPRADLELRLPE; from the coding sequence ATGACCCGACCTTTCCTCCAGGGTCACAGCGACCCGACCGTCCAGCCGGTGCCCGCCTCCGTCGTCGAGCAGGTCGACGCGGCCGACACCACGCTCAGCAACCCGAAACGCGCCGTACTCTCCCTCGGCTCCAACCTCGGCAACCGCCTGGAGACCCTCCAGGGCGCCGTCGACGCGCTGGAGGACACCCCGGGCGTCCGCATCAAGGCCGTCTCCCCGGTCTACGAGACGGAGCCGTGGGGCGTCGAGCCCGGCACACAGCCGTCGTACTTCAACGCGGTGGTGGTCCTGAAGACGACGCTGCCGCCGTCCTCCCTGCTGGAGCGGGCGCACGCCATCGAGGAGGCCTTCCACCGGGTCCGCGACGAGCGCTGGGGCCCGCGCACCATCGACGTCGACATCGTCTCCTACGCCGACGTCGTCTCCGACGACCCGCTCCTCACCCTCCCCCACCCCCGCGCCCACGAACGCGCGTTCGTCCTCGCGCCGTGGCACGACGTGGACCCCGACGCTCAGCTCCCCGGCCGGGGCGACGTGGCGGGCCTGCTGGGCGCCGTCACCCGCACGGGTGTCGCACCGCGCGCGGACCTGGAACTTCGACTGCCCGAGTAG
- the hpt gene encoding hypoxanthine phosphoribosyltransferase codes for MRVDAKDMGADLQQVLITKEEIDAKLTELAAKIDAEYAGKDLLIVGVLKGAVMVMADLARALSTPLTMDWMAVSSYGAGTQSSGVVRILKDLDTDIKGRHVLIVEDIIDSGLTLSWLLSNLGSREPASLKVCTLLRKPDAAKVAIDVEWVGFDIPNEFVVGYGLDYAEKYRNLPFVGTLAPHVYGG; via the coding sequence ATGCGGGTGGACGCGAAAGACATGGGTGCCGACCTCCAGCAGGTGCTCATCACCAAGGAAGAGATCGACGCCAAGCTGACCGAGCTGGCCGCGAAGATCGACGCGGAGTACGCGGGCAAGGACCTGCTGATCGTCGGCGTCCTCAAGGGCGCGGTCATGGTCATGGCCGACCTGGCAAGGGCGCTGTCCACCCCGCTCACCATGGACTGGATGGCCGTGTCCTCCTACGGCGCGGGCACCCAGTCCTCCGGCGTGGTGCGGATCCTCAAGGACCTCGACACCGACATCAAGGGCCGCCACGTCCTGATCGTCGAGGACATCATCGACTCCGGCCTGACCCTGTCGTGGCTGCTGTCCAACCTGGGCTCGCGCGAGCCGGCCTCCCTCAAGGTCTGCACGCTGCTGCGCAAGCCGGACGCCGCGAAGGTCGCCATCGACGTGGAGTGGGTCGGCTTCGACATCCCCAACGAGTTCGTCGTCGGCTACGGCCTCGACTACGCCGAGAAGTACCGCAACCTGCCGTTCGTCGGTACGCTCGCCCCCCACGTCTACGGCGGCTGA
- the folP gene encoding dihydropteroate synthase yields MSNQSGRGRVAGLPAWDRCAVMGVVNVTPDSFSDGGRWFDTTTAVKHGLDLVAQGADLVDVGGESTRPGAPRVDEDEELRRVLPVVRGLAAEGVTLSVDTMRARVAEQALAAGAALVNDVSGGLADPAMIPAVADAGAPFVVMHWRGFLQGGNVRGVYADVVTEVADELHARVEAVLEGGIAPDRVVVDPGLGFSKDAEHDLMLLARLDRILGLGHPVLVAASRKRFLGRVLAGPEGAPPPARERDAATAAVSALAAHAGAWAVRVHEVRATADAVRVARAVEQARATEQARATGTAPADGPAGSPEGAR; encoded by the coding sequence ATGAGCAACCAGAGCGGGCGCGGCCGAGTGGCGGGCCTACCGGCATGGGACCGCTGCGCGGTCATGGGGGTCGTCAACGTGACACCCGACTCCTTCTCCGACGGCGGCCGCTGGTTCGACACGACGACCGCCGTCAAGCACGGCCTCGACCTGGTCGCCCAGGGGGCCGACCTGGTCGACGTCGGCGGCGAGTCGACCCGCCCCGGCGCCCCGCGCGTCGACGAGGACGAGGAGCTGCGGCGCGTCCTGCCGGTCGTCCGGGGGCTCGCCGCCGAGGGCGTCACCCTCTCCGTGGACACCATGCGGGCCCGCGTCGCCGAGCAGGCGCTCGCGGCCGGCGCCGCCCTCGTCAACGACGTCAGCGGCGGCCTCGCCGACCCCGCGATGATCCCCGCGGTCGCGGACGCGGGCGCGCCCTTCGTCGTGATGCACTGGCGCGGCTTCCTCCAGGGCGGCAACGTCCGGGGCGTCTACGCCGACGTCGTCACCGAGGTCGCCGACGAGCTGCACGCGCGCGTGGAGGCCGTCCTGGAGGGCGGCATCGCCCCCGACCGCGTCGTCGTCGACCCCGGCCTCGGCTTCTCCAAGGACGCCGAGCACGACCTGATGCTCCTGGCCCGCCTCGACCGGATCCTCGGCCTGGGCCACCCCGTCCTGGTCGCCGCCTCCCGCAAGCGGTTCCTCGGCCGTGTCCTGGCCGGACCGGAGGGCGCTCCGCCGCCCGCCCGCGAGCGCGACGCGGCCACGGCCGCCGTCTCCGCGCTCGCGGCGCACGCCGGAGCGTGGGCGGTCCGCGTTCACGAGGTACGCGCCACAGCGGACGCCGTACGGGTCGCACGCGCCGTGGAACAGGCGCGCGCGACGGAACAGGCGCGCGCGACCGGCACCGCCCCGGCGGACGGCCCGGCCGGCTCCCCCGAAGGAGCCCGGTGA
- the tilS gene encoding tRNA lysidine(34) synthetase TilS, protein MGPHPAVAAIRLAVRRVLNDILDEQSPAPPPAGPPRPELQTAHAAQAAYGGQPQHTAPAPRPAQLPERPAPGVPTPSRTPRAPRAPHGANAARTPAPLVLVACSGGADSMALASALAFEAPKLGIRAGGVTVDHGLQPGSDLRAAEVAQRLRELGLDPVDAVAVTVGRDGGPEAAARDARYAALDAAADRHGAHAVLLGHTRDDQAETVLLGLARGSGIRSLSGMAAVSGAGGRYRRPFLHIDRQTARRACMVQSLPVWDDPHNTDPAYTRSRLRHEGLPALEKALGKGVVEALARTAQLSRDDADALDAWAGQAEAVARDEAGCLECAKLHDLPPAVRRRVLRRAAIDAGAPAGSLFARHIEEVDRLITGWRGQGAINLPGKVVARRQGGRLVIRQG, encoded by the coding sequence ATGGGTCCCCATCCTGCGGTCGCGGCGATACGCCTGGCGGTCCGCCGCGTCCTGAACGACATCCTCGACGAGCAGTCCCCGGCCCCGCCCCCCGCCGGGCCGCCCCGCCCCGAACTCCAGACCGCGCACGCGGCGCAGGCGGCGTACGGCGGACAGCCGCAGCACACCGCGCCCGCCCCGCGCCCCGCACAGCTGCCCGAGCGCCCCGCGCCCGGCGTGCCCACCCCCAGCCGGACACCCCGCGCGCCGCGCGCCCCGCACGGCGCGAACGCCGCCCGTACGCCCGCGCCGCTCGTGCTCGTCGCCTGCTCCGGCGGCGCCGACTCCATGGCGCTCGCCTCCGCCCTCGCCTTCGAGGCGCCCAAGCTCGGCATCCGCGCCGGCGGCGTCACCGTCGACCACGGCCTCCAGCCCGGCTCCGACCTGCGCGCCGCCGAGGTCGCCCAGCGGCTGCGCGAACTCGGCCTCGACCCGGTCGACGCCGTCGCCGTCACCGTCGGCCGCGACGGCGGCCCCGAGGCCGCCGCCCGCGACGCGCGCTACGCCGCCCTGGACGCCGCGGCCGACCGCCACGGCGCCCACGCCGTCCTGCTCGGCCACACCCGCGACGACCAGGCCGAGACGGTCCTGCTCGGCCTCGCCCGCGGCTCCGGCATCCGCTCCCTGTCCGGCATGGCCGCGGTCTCGGGGGCCGGCGGCCGCTACCGGCGCCCGTTCCTGCACATCGACCGGCAGACCGCCCGCAGGGCCTGCATGGTCCAGTCGCTGCCCGTCTGGGACGACCCGCACAACACCGACCCCGCCTACACCCGCTCCCGGCTGCGCCACGAGGGACTGCCCGCCCTGGAGAAGGCCCTCGGCAAGGGCGTCGTCGAGGCCCTGGCCCGCACCGCCCAGCTCTCCCGCGACGACGCCGACGCGCTCGACGCCTGGGCCGGCCAGGCCGAGGCCGTCGCCCGCGACGAAGCGGGCTGCCTGGAGTGCGCCAAGCTGCACGACCTGCCGCCCGCCGTGCGCCGCCGGGTGCTGCGCCGCGCCGCCATCGACGCCGGGGCGCCGGCCGGATCCCTGTTCGCCCGCCACATCGAGGAAGTGGACCGGCTGATCACCGGCTGGCGGGGCCAGGGAGCCATCAACCTCCCGGGCAAAGTCGTCGCCCGGCGGCAGGGTGGCAGACTGGTGATTCGGCAAGGCTGA
- a CDS encoding phosphatidylglycerol lysyltransferase domain-containing protein: MSVRIDGEKPGGVPSGSGRVRRILRGPRPEAVPTLIGRACAVVGLLDIAAGVFPRFRHSRMHAWAEVLPGSFGPFAAALSLSAGVLLLLLAHGLRRRKRRAWRAAVALLPAGAAAEFVYRHSVVGVVIALALLTPLVLHRKEFSALPDPRSRWRALTNFVLMSAGSLALGMLIVSVHTDRMVGDPSVADRLTHVVYGLVGFEGPVDYQGNTSWTVAFSLGALGWITAVTTIYLAFRPEHPAARLTEEDEVQLRALLAKHGRRDSLGHFALRRDKAVVFSPSGKAAVTYRVVSGVMLASGDPIGDVEAWPGAIERFMDEAKAHSWTPAVMGCSETGGEVWTRETGLDALELGDEAVVDVADFSLAGRAMRNVRQMVKRIERAGYETRVRRIRDLGDAELERVREAAEDWRGTDTERGFSMALGRIGDAADGDCLIATAHKQDDEPGEFGDLKAVLHFVPWGEDGVSLDLMRRDRSADPGMNELLIVAALQAAPKFGISRVSLNFAMFRSALARGEKIGAGPVLRAWRGLLVFLSRWFQIESLYKFNAKFQPRWEPRFVVYRSSSDLARIGFAAMQAEGFVNLALPVPRFLRRRKAAQRPCAHAVAERDVRAA; encoded by the coding sequence ATGTCTGTCAGGATAGATGGGGAAAAGCCGGGCGGGGTTCCGAGCGGATCAGGCCGGGTACGGCGCATACTGCGCGGTCCACGCCCTGAGGCGGTCCCCACGCTGATCGGCAGGGCCTGCGCGGTCGTGGGCCTGCTGGACATCGCCGCGGGCGTCTTCCCACGCTTCCGGCACAGCCGGATGCACGCCTGGGCCGAGGTGCTGCCGGGCTCGTTCGGGCCCTTCGCCGCGGCCCTCTCGCTCAGCGCCGGCGTCCTCCTGCTGCTGCTCGCGCACGGCCTGCGCCGGCGCAAGCGCCGTGCCTGGCGCGCCGCCGTGGCGCTGCTCCCGGCGGGCGCGGCGGCCGAGTTCGTCTACCGGCACTCCGTGGTCGGCGTCGTCATCGCCCTCGCGCTGCTCACCCCGCTGGTGCTGCACCGCAAGGAGTTCTCGGCGCTGCCCGACCCGCGCAGCAGGTGGCGGGCGCTGACCAACTTCGTGCTGATGAGCGCCGGTTCGCTGGCGCTGGGCATGCTCATCGTCAGCGTCCACACGGACCGCATGGTCGGCGACCCGAGCGTCGCGGACCGGCTCACCCACGTCGTCTACGGCCTCGTCGGCTTCGAGGGCCCCGTCGACTACCAGGGCAACACCTCCTGGACCGTCGCCTTCTCCCTGGGCGCCCTCGGCTGGATCACCGCGGTCACCACGATCTACCTGGCCTTCCGGCCCGAACACCCGGCGGCCCGGCTGACCGAGGAGGACGAGGTCCAGCTGCGCGCGCTGCTGGCCAAGCACGGCCGCCGCGACTCCCTCGGCCACTTCGCGCTCCGCCGCGACAAGGCCGTCGTGTTCTCCCCCAGCGGCAAGGCCGCGGTGACCTACCGCGTGGTCTCCGGCGTGATGCTCGCCAGCGGCGATCCCATCGGTGACGTCGAGGCCTGGCCGGGCGCCATCGAGCGCTTCATGGACGAGGCCAAGGCCCACTCCTGGACGCCCGCCGTCATGGGCTGCTCCGAGACCGGCGGCGAGGTCTGGACCCGCGAGACCGGTCTGGACGCCCTGGAGCTGGGCGACGAGGCGGTGGTCGACGTCGCGGATTTCTCACTCGCCGGACGCGCGATGCGCAACGTCCGCCAAATGGTCAAGCGCATCGAACGGGCCGGCTACGAAACCCGGGTACGGCGTATCCGTGACCTCGGCGACGCCGAACTGGAGCGCGTCCGGGAGGCCGCCGAGGACTGGCGCGGCACCGACACCGAGCGCGGCTTCTCCATGGCGCTCGGCCGCATCGGCGACGCCGCCGACGGCGACTGCCTCATAGCCACCGCGCACAAGCAGGACGACGAGCCGGGCGAGTTCGGCGACCTGAAGGCGGTCCTGCACTTCGTGCCGTGGGGCGAGGACGGCGTCTCCCTCGACCTGATGCGCCGCGACCGCTCCGCCGACCCCGGCATGAACGAACTGCTGATCGTCGCGGCGCTCCAGGCCGCCCCGAAGTTCGGCATCAGCCGGGTCTCGCTCAACTTCGCGATGTTCCGCTCCGCCCTCGCCCGCGGCGAGAAGATCGGCGCGGGCCCGGTGCTGCGCGCCTGGCGCGGGCTGCTGGTGTTCCTGTCGCGGTGGTTCCAGATCGAGTCGCTGTACAAGTTCAACGCCAAGTTCCAGCCCCGCTGGGAGCCGCGGTTCGTCGTCTACCGCTCCTCCTCGGACCTGGCCCGCATCGGCTTCGCCGCCATGCAGGCCGAGGGCTTCGTCAACCTGGCCCTGCCCGTGCCGCGCTTCCTGCGCCGCCGCAAGGCCGCCCAGCGCCCGTGCGCGCACGCAGTGGCCGAACGGGACGTACGCGCCGCCTGA
- the folE gene encoding GTP cyclohydrolase I FolE, giving the protein MTDPVTLDGEGAIGEFDEKRAENAVRELLIAVGEDPDREGLRDTPGRVARAYREIFAGLWQQPEDVLTTTFDLGHDEMVLVKDIEVFSTCEHHLVPFRGVAHVGYIPSTSGKITGLSKLARLVDVYARRPQVQERLTTQIADSLMEILEPRGVIVVVECEHMCMSMRGIRKPGAKTITSAVRGQLRDAATRNEAMSLIMAR; this is encoded by the coding sequence ATGACCGACCCCGTGACGCTGGACGGCGAGGGCGCCATCGGCGAGTTCGACGAGAAGCGCGCCGAGAACGCCGTACGCGAACTCCTCATCGCGGTCGGCGAGGACCCGGACCGCGAGGGCCTGCGCGACACACCGGGGCGGGTGGCGCGGGCGTACAGGGAGATATTCGCGGGTCTGTGGCAGCAGCCCGAGGACGTGCTGACGACGACGTTCGACCTGGGCCACGACGAGATGGTGCTGGTCAAGGACATCGAGGTGTTCTCGACCTGTGAGCATCATCTGGTGCCGTTCCGGGGGGTCGCGCATGTCGGGTACATCCCGTCCACCAGCGGGAAGATCACCGGTCTGTCCAAGCTGGCCCGTCTCGTGGACGTCTACGCCCGCCGCCCGCAGGTGCAGGAACGACTCACCACCCAGATCGCCGACTCGCTGATGGAGATACTGGAGCCGCGGGGCGTCATCGTCGTCGTGGAGTGCGAGCACATGTGCATGTCGATGCGGGGCATCCGCAAGCCCGGCGCGAAGACCATCACCTCGGCGGTCCGGGGCCAGCTGCGGGACGCGGCGACGCGGAACGAGGCGATGAGCCTCATCATGGCGCGCTGA
- the folB gene encoding dihydroneopterin aldolase has protein sequence MDRVALRGLKARGHHGVFPKEREDGQTFLVDIVLGVDTRQAAADDDLAKTVHYGIVAEEVVAVVEGEPVNLIETLAERIAQTCLKHEGVLEVEVCVHKPDAPITVPFDDVTVTITRSRV, from the coding sequence GTGGATCGTGTCGCGCTGCGCGGCCTGAAGGCCCGCGGGCACCACGGTGTGTTCCCCAAGGAGCGCGAGGACGGCCAGACCTTCCTCGTCGACATCGTCCTGGGGGTGGACACCCGGCAGGCCGCGGCCGACGACGACCTGGCGAAGACCGTGCACTACGGCATCGTGGCCGAAGAGGTCGTGGCCGTGGTGGAGGGCGAGCCGGTGAACCTCATCGAGACCCTCGCCGAGCGCATCGCCCAGACCTGCCTCAAGCACGAGGGCGTCCTGGAGGTCGAGGTCTGCGTCCACAAGCCGGACGCCCCGATCACGGTCCCCTTCGACGACGTGACCGTCACCATCACCCGGAGCCGAGTATGA
- a CDS encoding nuclear transport factor 2 family protein: protein MSAPHTDVEQVEAANTAFYEALEQGDFEELTSLWLTPSDLGVDEEYHDPADTGVISCVHPGWPVLTGRGEVLRSYALIMANTDYIQFFLTDVHVSVTGDTALVTCTENILSGGPAPAAGDELGPLVGQLVVATNVFRRTPLGWKLWSHHASPVLAENDSDEEDGPPA from the coding sequence GTGAGCGCTCCCCACACGGACGTGGAACAGGTGGAAGCGGCCAACACCGCCTTCTACGAGGCACTGGAGCAGGGCGACTTCGAGGAGCTGACCTCCCTCTGGCTCACCCCGTCCGACCTGGGCGTCGACGAGGAGTACCACGACCCGGCGGACACCGGTGTGATCTCCTGCGTGCACCCCGGCTGGCCGGTGCTCACCGGCCGCGGCGAGGTCCTGCGCAGCTACGCGCTGATCATGGCGAACACCGACTACATCCAGTTCTTCCTGACCGATGTGCATGTCTCGGTCACCGGCGACACCGCCCTGGTGACCTGCACCGAGAACATCCTCAGCGGCGGTCCGGCGCCCGCCGCCGGCGACGAGCTGGGCCCGCTGGTCGGACAGCTCGTCGTCGCCACCAACGTGTTCCGGCGCACCCCGCTCGGCTGGAAGCTCTGGTCGCACCACGCCTCCCCGGTTCTGGCCGAGAACGACAGCGACGAGGAGGACGGCCCGCCCGCGTGA